CCATCGATATCAGAGGCATCTCTCATCGCATCGAGCACACCGGCAGCCTGAGGGGCCTGACCCATATCGCGAAAGACGCTGATGGTGTGGCTGTTCTAAAAGTCAGCGGCGCGCCGGAGCATCTGAGACGGCGGATCGCGACCTTCCTGAAAAAGGAAGCAAAGGCCGATCTGGAACGGCTGGTTGCCATTCATGGCCGTGCTGCCGGCCGGCCGGTGCGGTCCATCAGCATGAAGGATACACGCAGCCGCTGGGGCTCCTGTTCCCATGATGGAAATTTGAGCTTTTCGTGGCGTATCGTCATGGCTCCGGACAGGGTCATCGATTATCTCGCTGCCCATGAGGTCGCGCATCTGAGCGAAATGAACCACGGCCCGAAATTCTGGGCGCTGTGCGAAAAACTCTGTCCACACACCAGTGAAGCCAAGGACTGGCTGAAACGCCATGGCTCCAAACTGCACGCCATCGATTTCGATTGAAACTGGCGGCGTGCATCGCCATCTGGATTCACGTGAAACATTCCATCGAAAAGGGATGCGATTTGGCTCGACTCTTGTCGCATTTCATGTCAGGTCGCGGGTATGAAACCGGATATCAAGATTTGCGGATTGAAGACACCGGAAACGCTGGAGCGCGTCGTCCGGCGCGGTGCGTCCCATGTCGGTTTTATTTTCTTTGAAAAAAGCCCCCGCTATATCGAGCCGGACCTTGCCGGCCGGTTGGCCGAAGCCGCCCGTGGCGCCGCCAAAGTGGTTGCCGTCACTGTCGATGCTGATAATGATTATCTCGATGAAATCGTCGATCTTGTCAGGCCGGATATTCTGCAATTGCATGGCAGCGAAAGCCCGGAGCGGCTGCTGCATATCAAGGCGCTTTACGGCCTGCCGGTGATGAAGGCGATTTCCATTCGCGATGCCGCGGATCTTGCCAAAATAGAGCCTTATATTGGCATAGCCGACCGTTTCCTGCTGGATGCCAAGGCGCCTGCCGGTTCTGATCTGCCTGGCGGCAACGGCGTCTCGTTCGACTGGACGATCCTGCGCTCACTTGACGAAAGTGTGGATTACATGCTTTCCGGGGGGCTGAATAAGGACAATGTCGCCGAGGCTCTGGCGGAAACCCGGGCGAGCGGATTAGATTTGTCGTCTGGCGTCGAAAGCGCGCCGGGCGTCAAGGATTTGTCCAAGATTGATGCTTTTTTCGATGTGGTGAATGATTGGTCGAAAGGCCCAAAGGGAGCTTGAAGTGAACGACGCGCCAACACCCAATTCTTTTCGTGCTGGTCCCGATGAGGACGGACGCTTCGGCATTTACGGAGGACGCTTCGTTGCCGAAACGCTGATGCCGCTTATCCTGGATTTGCAGGCGGAATGGGATAAGGCCAAGAGCGATCCCGAGTTTCAGGCCGAACTAAAATATCTCGGCACGCATTACACCGGCCGCCCGAGCCCGCTTTATTTCGCGGAGCGTCTCACGGCGGAACTTGGCGGCGCGAAGATTTATTTCAAGCGCGAAGAGTTGAACCATACTGGCTCGCACAAGATCAACAATTGCCTCGGCCAGATCCTGCTTGCCAAGCGCATGGGCAAGACCCGCATCATTGCCGAAACCGGTGCGGGCCAGCACGGCGTTGCCTCGGCCACGGTTGCTGCACGTTTCGGCCTGCCTTGCGTGGTTTATATGGGCGCCACTGATGTCGCCCGTCAGGCCCCGAACGTATTTCGCATGAAGCTTCTCGGCGCCGAGGTAAAGCCGGTCACGGCCGGCCATGGCACGCTCAAGGACGCCATGAACGAGGCACTGCGTGACTGGGTCACCAATGTCGACGATACCTATTACCTGATTGGCACCGCAGCCGGCCCGCATCCCTATCCGGAAATGGTCCGTGATTTCCAGGCGGTTATCGGCGAGGAAGCCAAGGCGCAGATGCTGGAGGCGGAAGGCCGCCTGCCGGATATGATCATTGCCGCTGTCGGCGGCGGGTCGAACGCCATCGGCATCTTCCATCCGTTCCTCGATGACAAGAATGTCCGTATCGTCGGCGTCGAAGCCGGCGGCAAGGGCCTGTCTGGCGAAGAACACTGCGCCTCGATCACAGCCGGTTCACCGGGCGTGCTGCATGGCAACCGCACCTATCTGCTTCAGGACGGTGATGGCCAGATCAAGGAAGGTCATTCGATCTCCGCAGGCCTCGATTATCCCGGCATCGGGCCAGAGCATTCCTGGCTGAACGATATCGGCCGCGTCGAATATGTGCCGATCATGGACCATGAGGCATTGGACGCCTTCCAGATGTTGACCCGCCTCGAAGGGATCATTCCGGCTCTGGAGCCAAGCCACGCGCTGGCCGAAGTCATCAAGCGCGCGCCGAAAATGGGCAAGGATGAAATCATCCTGATGAACCTCTCCGGCCGTGGCGACAAAGATGTCCACACCGTCAGCAAGTTCCTTGGAATGGATGTATAAGATCATGACTGTACGTATGGACAAGCGCTTTGCCGATCTGCGGGCTGAAAATCGCCCCGCCCTGATCACCTATTTCATGGGCGGCGACCCGGATTTCCAGACCTCGCTTGGCATCATGAAGGCCCTGCCGGAAGCAGGCGCCGACGTTATCGAACTCGGCATGCCGTTTTCCGATCCCATGGCGGATGGCCCGGCCATTCAGCTGGCCGGCCAGCGCGCGCTGAAGGGTGGACAGACACTGAAGACCACGCTCGATCTCGCCCGCGAGTTCCGCAAGCAGGACAATGCAACGCCGATCGTGATGATGGGCTATTATAATCCGATCTATATCTATGGCGTTGAAAAGTTTCTGGACGACGCAATTGCCAGTGGCATTGATGGCCTTATCGTGGTCGACCTGCCGCCGGAAATGGACGATGAACTCTGCATTCCGGCGCTTGCGCGCGGCATCAATTTCATCCGTCTGGCGACGCCGACCACGGATGGCAAGCGCCTGCCGGCCGTCCTTAAAAATACCTCAGGTTTCGTGTATTACGTCTCGATGAACGGTATCACCGGTTCAGCACTTCCCGATCCCTCGTTGATCTCGGGCGCTGTCGGTCGTATCAAGGCGCATACGGAACTGCCGGTTTGTGTCGGTTTTGGCGTCAAGACGGCCGATCATGCGAAGGCGATCGGTGCCGTAGCGGATGGTGTGGTGGTGGGTTCAGCCATCGTCAACCAGATTGCGGGCAGCCTGACCAAGGACGGGCAGGCGACCGCCGACACTGTGCCGGCAGTTACGACGCTGGTAAAAGGACTTTCAACGGGCGTGCGTGCATCGCGCCTCGCCGCTGCGGAATAAGCGCGCGGCCCAGTCAGGAGTAGACAGTTGAACTGGATCACCAATTACGTTCGGCCGCGGATCAATTCCATGCTTGGCCGCCGCCCGGAGGTTCCGGAGAACCTGTGGATCAAGTGCCCGGAAACGGGTGAGATGGTCTTCCACAAGGATCTGGAGGACAACAAGTGGGTCATCCCGGCTTCCGGTTACCACATGAAGATGCCGGCCAAGGCGCGCCTTGCCGATCTTTTTGATGGTGGCATCTATGAGGCCTTGGCCCAGCCTAAAGTGGCACAGGACCCGCTGAAATTCCGCGATTCCAAGAAATACACCGATCGCCTGCGCGACAGCCGCGCAAAGACCGAGCAGGAAGATACGATCCTTGCCGGCGTTGGTCTTCTGAAAGGCCTGAAGATCGTTGCCGTTGTGCATGAATTCCAGTTCATGGCCGGCTCGCTCGGCATTGCCGCCGGCGAAGCGATCGTCAAGGCTTTCGAGCGCGCCATCTCGGAGCGTTGCCCGCTCGTCATGTTCCCGGCCTCGGGTGGCGCCCGTATGCAGGAAGGCATTCTGTCGCTGATGCAACTACCGCGCACCACGGTTGCGGTGAATATGCTGAAAGAGGCAGGCATGCCGTATATCGTGGTTCTGACCAACCCGACCACGGGCGGTGTCACGGCTTCCTACGCCATGCTGGGCGATGTCCATATTGCCGAGCCGGGCGCGGAAATCTGCTTTGCCGGCAAGCGTGTCATCGAGCAGACCATTCGCGAAAAGCTGCCGGAAGGCTTCCAGACCTCGGAATACCTGCTGGAACACGGCATGGTGGATATGGTCATCGATCGTCGCGAAATCCCGGACACGCTGGCCAGCATGCTCAAGATCATGACCAAGGCGCCTGCCGATAACGCGAACGCCGTCGTTCCGCTGGCCGCTTCGGCCTGAGGAAAAAAATATGTCGCCCGGAGGCATAAACTGCTTTCGGGATGATGCTATACGTTGCCTGATTTCATTTTTGGGGCAGCGGACAAATGGCAAACAAAACGCCTGAAAGGCGAACGGAAGACATGACGAAGCCCGCGATCGGTGAGGCCGAAAAGATCATTGAAGAGCTGATGCAGCTTCACCCCAAGGGGTTTGATCTTTCACTCGACAGAATTTCCCGTCTTCTCGAAAAACTCGGCAATCCGCAAAACAGAATGCCGCCGGTGATCCATGTGGCGGGCACCAATGGCAAGGGTTCCGTTAGCGCCTTTTGCCGGGCTTTGCTGGAAGCGGCCGGACTTCCTGTTCATGTCCATACCAAGCCCCATCTCGTCAACTGGCATGAGCGCTATCGTCTCGGCGTTGCCGGGGAGAGGGGCCGCTTTGTTGAAGACGCTGTCTTCGCGGACGCCCTGCGTCGCATCGAAGTCGCGAACGATGGGCAGAAGATCACCGTTTTTGAAATTTTGACTGCTGTCATGTTCCTGCTTTTTTCGGAGCATCCCGCTGATGCTGCGATCGTCGAGGTTGGACTGGGCGGTCGCTTCGATGCAACCAATGTGATCAATAGCCCTGCCGTTTCCATCATCATGCCGATTTCGCTCGACCATGAAGCTTATCTCGGCGACCGCGTGGAACTGATTGCCGCCGAAAAGGCTGGCATCATGAAAAAGGGTTCGCCCGTCGTCATCGGCCATCAGGAATATGATGCGGCGCGTGAAACGCTCGTCGCTACGGCCGAGCGGCTTGGTTGCCTGGTTTCTGTCTACGGACAGGATTTTTCCGCCCATGAAGAATTCGGCCGCATGGTCTACCAGGATGAATTCGGCTTGGCCGATGCGCCGTTGCCGCGTCTTCCCGGCCGCCATCAGCTCGCTAACGCTGCCGCAGCGATCCGCGCCGTGAAAGCAGCCGGTTTCGAAGTGACGGAGCGGATGATCGAAAAGGCCATGACTTCAGTGGAATGGCCCGGCCGTCTTCAGCGCATCCTGACCGGCAAAATCGCTGAAATCGCCCCGAAGGGTGCCGAGATCTGGATCGATGGCGGTCACAACCCCGGCGCGGGTGAGGTGATTGCCGAGGCCATGGCAGGTTTTGAGGAAAAGACGCCGCGCCCACTCTTCATCATCGCTGGCATGATCAATACCAAGGACCCGGTGGGTTATTTCAAGGCTTTCGCCGATATTGCCGAATATGTCTTCACCGTGCCGATAGGCGGCACGGATGCGGCGATCGACCCTGTCGTGCTTGCCCATGCCGCTTTTGATGCCGGTCTGGTGGCCGCGCCCACATCGACGCTGACCCATGCTCTGGAAGAATTGTCGCGCCGTGTAGATCCCGAAGGACCGCCGCCGCGCATCCTTATCGGCGGATCGCTTTATCTTGCCGGAAACGCCCTTGCTTTCAACGGTACCGTTCCCCAATAAAAAAGCCCGGCGATCATGCCGGGCTTTTTTCATTCCATAAAAACGGCTTAAGCAGCGCTGGAAATCCAGGCGGAAAGCG
This window of the Agrobacterium fabrum str. C58 genome carries:
- a CDS encoding M48 family metallopeptidase, whose translation is MFSLLRKSLKSPAPKKVVPSQRTVSVAGRQVPITVRENPRATRITLRIEPGGRALKLTIPMGLHHRQVDDFLERHQGWLEGKLLKFSPDDGLRPGATIDIRGISHRIEHTGSLRGLTHIAKDADGVAVLKVSGAPEHLRRRIATFLKKEAKADLERLVAIHGRAAGRPVRSISMKDTRSRWGSCSHDGNLSFSWRIVMAPDRVIDYLAAHEVAHLSEMNHGPKFWALCEKLCPHTSEAKDWLKRHGSKLHAIDFD
- a CDS encoding phosphoribosylanthranilate isomerase: MKPDIKICGLKTPETLERVVRRGASHVGFIFFEKSPRYIEPDLAGRLAEAARGAAKVVAVTVDADNDYLDEIVDLVRPDILQLHGSESPERLLHIKALYGLPVMKAISIRDAADLAKIEPYIGIADRFLLDAKAPAGSDLPGGNGVSFDWTILRSLDESVDYMLSGGLNKDNVAEALAETRASGLDLSSGVESAPGVKDLSKIDAFFDVVNDWSKGPKGA
- the trpB gene encoding tryptophan synthase subunit beta, which translates into the protein MNDAPTPNSFRAGPDEDGRFGIYGGRFVAETLMPLILDLQAEWDKAKSDPEFQAELKYLGTHYTGRPSPLYFAERLTAELGGAKIYFKREELNHTGSHKINNCLGQILLAKRMGKTRIIAETGAGQHGVASATVAARFGLPCVVYMGATDVARQAPNVFRMKLLGAEVKPVTAGHGTLKDAMNEALRDWVTNVDDTYYLIGTAAGPHPYPEMVRDFQAVIGEEAKAQMLEAEGRLPDMIIAAVGGGSNAIGIFHPFLDDKNVRIVGVEAGGKGLSGEEHCASITAGSPGVLHGNRTYLLQDGDGQIKEGHSISAGLDYPGIGPEHSWLNDIGRVEYVPIMDHEALDAFQMLTRLEGIIPALEPSHALAEVIKRAPKMGKDEIILMNLSGRGDKDVHTVSKFLGMDV
- the trpA gene encoding tryptophan synthase subunit alpha, whose product is MTVRMDKRFADLRAENRPALITYFMGGDPDFQTSLGIMKALPEAGADVIELGMPFSDPMADGPAIQLAGQRALKGGQTLKTTLDLAREFRKQDNATPIVMMGYYNPIYIYGVEKFLDDAIASGIDGLIVVDLPPEMDDELCIPALARGINFIRLATPTTDGKRLPAVLKNTSGFVYYVSMNGITGSALPDPSLISGAVGRIKAHTELPVCVGFGVKTADHAKAIGAVADGVVVGSAIVNQIAGSLTKDGQATADTVPAVTTLVKGLSTGVRASRLAAAE
- the accD gene encoding acetyl-CoA carboxylase, carboxyltransferase subunit beta, which encodes MNWITNYVRPRINSMLGRRPEVPENLWIKCPETGEMVFHKDLEDNKWVIPASGYHMKMPAKARLADLFDGGIYEALAQPKVAQDPLKFRDSKKYTDRLRDSRAKTEQEDTILAGVGLLKGLKIVAVVHEFQFMAGSLGIAAGEAIVKAFERAISERCPLVMFPASGGARMQEGILSLMQLPRTTVAVNMLKEAGMPYIVVLTNPTTGGVTASYAMLGDVHIAEPGAEICFAGKRVIEQTIREKLPEGFQTSEYLLEHGMVDMVIDRREIPDTLASMLKIMTKAPADNANAVVPLAASA
- a CDS encoding bifunctional folylpolyglutamate synthase/dihydrofolate synthase; protein product: MANKTPERRTEDMTKPAIGEAEKIIEELMQLHPKGFDLSLDRISRLLEKLGNPQNRMPPVIHVAGTNGKGSVSAFCRALLEAAGLPVHVHTKPHLVNWHERYRLGVAGERGRFVEDAVFADALRRIEVANDGQKITVFEILTAVMFLLFSEHPADAAIVEVGLGGRFDATNVINSPAVSIIMPISLDHEAYLGDRVELIAAEKAGIMKKGSPVVIGHQEYDAARETLVATAERLGCLVSVYGQDFSAHEEFGRMVYQDEFGLADAPLPRLPGRHQLANAAAAIRAVKAAGFEVTERMIEKAMTSVEWPGRLQRILTGKIAEIAPKGAEIWIDGGHNPGAGEVIAEAMAGFEEKTPRPLFIIAGMINTKDPVGYFKAFADIAEYVFTVPIGGTDAAIDPVVLAHAAFDAGLVAAPTSTLTHALEELSRRVDPEGPPPRILIGGSLYLAGNALAFNGTVPQ